From the Saccharomycodes ludwigii strain NBRC 1722 chromosome I, whole genome shotgun sequence genome, one window contains:
- the NIT3 gene encoding putative hydrolase (similar to Saccharomyces cerevisiae YLR351C | NIT3 | NITrilase superfamily) codes for MNVLKNKVSVSLIQLAGSTPDKLHNLKHAHDLIAKCMEKYPKTQVIVLPECYNSPYAVDKFREYSEVVEIKESSPSVYQMSNWAKYFKIVLVGGSIPELDPKSNKVYNTCIVFDANGKILNKHRKAHLFDIDIPNGITFQESATLSGGTQITIVDTELPKRDSTVGQKEFKFGVGICYDMRFPELAMISSRKGCSCMIYPSAFNTVTGPLHWHLLARSRSIDNEIYTILCSPARSSDKSVYQAYGHSLVCSPMGEILCEAKEGEEILNCELDPEAINKARVSIPINFQRRFDMYPDVSTNK; via the coding sequence atgaatgttttaaaaaataaagtaagCGTCAGTTTAATTCAATTAGCAGGTTCTACACCAGATAAATTACATAATCTAAAACATGCCCATGATTTGATTGCCAAATGTATGGAGAAGTATCCAAAGACTCAGGTTATTGTTCTTCCAGAATGTTATAATTCACCATATGCTGTAGATAAGTTTAGAGAATATAGCGAAGTTGTTGAAATCAAGGAAAGTTCACCAAGTGTTTACCAAATGTCAAATTGGGccaaatatttcaaaattgtCTTGGTTGGTGGCTCCATTCCAGAACTTGACCCAAAAAGTAACAAAGTTTACAATACATGTATTGTCTTTGATGCCAATGGcaaaattttgaataagCATAGGAAAGCACATTTGTTTGATATTGATATTCCAAATGGTATCACTTTTCAAGAAAGCGCCACTCTATCTGGAGGTACTCAAATTACAATTGTAGATACCGAACTACCAAAGCGTGATAGTACTGTTGGTCAAAAAGAGTTTAAATTTGGTGTTGGTATTTGTTATGATATGAGATTCCCAGAATTAGCTATGATTAGCAGTAGAAAAGGTTGCAGTTGTATGATTTATCCATCTGCTTTTAATACAGTTACTGGTCCCTTACATTGGCACTTGTTGGCACGTAGTAGAAGCATTGATAATGAAATTTATACTATTTTATGTTCACCAGCAAGAAGTAGTGACAAGTCTGTTTATCAAGCGTATGGTCATTCTTTGGTATGCTCTCCTATGGGTGAAATATTATGTGAAGCTAAAGAAGGTGAAGAAATCTTAAATTGTGAATTGGATCCTGAAGCTATTAATAAGGCTAGAGTGAGCATTCctattaattttcaaaGAAGATTTGATATGTATCCAGACGTTTCTACTAATAAGTAA